Proteins encoded in a region of the Deinococcus malanensis genome:
- a CDS encoding LEA type 2 family protein: protein MRRLLPLTATSALTLSACTPTQPIVQVPSVDVQQVRLTGLTLPGGLGGGPAVAHLTMDLAVTNPNPLPLRMANLGGQLVIDGAEVGQVQFPNVNLPARGTAQQVANVSIPVTLNTAASFLKVARGQLVTYRLDGGFSLNLGPLGEQAFGPFTLAQGQWKQPPIRPF, encoded by the coding sequence ATGCGACGCCTCCTGCCGCTGACTGCCACGTCCGCCCTGACTCTCAGCGCGTGTACGCCAACACAACCGATCGTGCAGGTTCCGAGTGTGGACGTACAGCAGGTGCGCCTGACCGGGCTGACCCTACCGGGTGGACTGGGTGGGGGCCCGGCTGTGGCGCATCTGACCATGGACCTGGCGGTCACCAACCCCAATCCACTGCCTCTGCGGATGGCCAATCTGGGTGGTCAGCTGGTGATTGACGGCGCCGAGGTCGGTCAGGTCCAGTTTCCCAACGTGAATCTGCCGGCGCGCGGCACCGCGCAGCAGGTGGCCAACGTGTCGATTCCCGTGACGCTGAATACGGCCGCGTCGTTCCTCAAGGTGGCGCGCGGTCAGCTCGTGACGTACCGGCTTGACGGCGGCTTCAGCCTGAACCTGGGACCGCTGGGTGAGCAGGCCTTCGGGCCGTTCACGCTGGCGCAGGGTCAGTGGAAGCAGCCTCCCATCCGGCCCTTCTGA